A genomic region of Phenylobacterium parvum contains the following coding sequences:
- a CDS encoding DUF6065 family protein, with product MELECYPTADRPPEIVPGRPQRAWMDKFAARHPYRCLPLSMANTTGWEILCPMSFTAEWNGGVMQEDITLTPDRPHPEFHRFVMSHFSSGVVTMHPGYLFRTPPGWSVLAQGPPNHVKDGIQPLSGLVETDWLPFPFTMNWIFTRPGKVRFEKGEPFCFITVIKDREMADFQPVIRSMARNPELRGQYEAWEKHRAEFNRRIMRFEPEATKEAWQRFYFRGELPDETGPAPAEHVNKRRLKTPRFMG from the coding sequence ATGGAGCTCGAGTGCTATCCCACCGCCGACCGCCCGCCGGAGATCGTTCCCGGCCGGCCCCAGCGCGCCTGGATGGACAAGTTCGCCGCCCGGCACCCCTATCGATGCCTGCCCCTGTCCATGGCCAACACCACGGGCTGGGAGATCCTCTGCCCCATGAGCTTCACCGCCGAGTGGAACGGCGGGGTCATGCAGGAGGACATCACCCTCACCCCCGACCGCCCGCACCCCGAGTTCCATCGGTTCGTGATGAGCCACTTTTCCTCGGGGGTGGTGACCATGCACCCCGGCTATCTCTTCCGGACCCCGCCCGGCTGGTCGGTCCTGGCGCAGGGCCCGCCCAACCACGTCAAGGACGGAATCCAGCCCCTGTCGGGCCTGGTGGAGACGGATTGGCTCCCCTTCCCCTTCACCATGAACTGGATCTTCACCCGCCCGGGCAAGGTGCGGTTCGAGAAGGGCGAGCCCTTCTGCTTCATCACCGTGATCAAGGACCGCGAGATGGCGGACTTCCAGCCCGTGATCCGTTCCATGGCCCGAAATCCCGAGCTGCGCGGGCAGTACGAGGCCTGGGAGAAGCACCGGGCCGAGTTCAACCGCCGGATCATGCGCTTCGAGCCCGAGGCGACCAAGGAGGCCTGGCAGCGCTTCTATTTCCGTGGCGAACTGCCCGACGAGACCGGCCCCGCCCCCGCCGAGCATGTCAACAAGCGCCGCCTCAAGACCCCGCGCTTCATGGGCTGA
- a CDS encoding DUF6481 family protein, which yields MKYEDVGRKYEDRQKASAAAKKAMLERLKPKPHIMDPDLEARKAAAAAELEAVRAARNAERAAKRAAAAEAERLRLEDEAITQEARELDLRARQKEARDLRYAARKQNRK from the coding sequence ATGAAGTACGAAGATGTCGGTAGGAAGTACGAAGACCGCCAGAAGGCGTCGGCCGCCGCCAAGAAGGCGATGCTGGAGCGCCTGAAGCCCAAGCCCCACATAATGGATCCCGACCTGGAGGCCCGAAAGGCCGCCGCCGCCGCGGAGCTGGAGGCCGTGCGCGCCGCCCGCAACGCCGAGCGCGCCGCCAAGCGCGCCGCCGCCGCCGAGGCCGAGCGCCTGCGCCTGGAGGATGAGGCCATCACCCAGGAAGCCCGCGAACTGGACCTTCGCGCCCGCCAGAAAGAAGCCCGCGACCTCCGCTACGCCGCCCGCAAGCAGAACCGGAAGTAG